The Alphaproteobacteria bacterium genome contains a region encoding:
- the rplU gene encoding 50S ribosomal protein L21 — translation MFAVIKTGGKQYRVAADDKLQVGKVAGEPGDIVTFAEVLVVGGDTPTLGVPTVAGASVAAEVLEQGRGPKVIAFKKRRRKNSRRKRGHRQEFTLVRITEILTDGAKPSKKAAPKRAKKPKMDAKTEGEGAAAPA, via the coding sequence ATGTTCGCAGTCATCAAAACCGGCGGCAAGCAATACCGCGTTGCCGCCGACGACAAGCTGCAGGTCGGCAAGGTTGCCGGCGAACCGGGCGACATCGTCACCTTCGCTGAGGTGCTGGTGGTCGGCGGCGATACCCCGACGCTCGGTGTGCCGACTGTCGCGGGTGCATCGGTTGCGGCCGAAGTGCTGGAGCAGGGCCGCGGACCCAAAGTCATCGCGTTCAAGAAGCGGCGCCGCAAGAATTCGCGCCGCAAGCGCGGGCACCGGCAGGAGTTCACGCTGGTCCGGATCACCGAGATCCTGACCGACGGGGCGAAGCCCAGCAAGAAGGCTGCGCCAAAGCGTGCGAAGAAGCCGAAGATGGACGCAAAAACCGAGGGTGAAGGCGCTGCGGCGCCAGCCTAA
- a CDS encoding GNAT family N-acetyltransferase, translated as MTCLETLPPTALRERLRVVLETQRLVLRAPQLEDAKAIAALANDRRVAENTSRIPHPYRTSDAENWIVGSAADLEGETYLITLANGTVIGGCGFDMRDGAPEIGYWLGARYWGKGYATEAVRALIDHAFTNTDHKALQSCVRVTNPASRKVLEKCGFQWTGVGLCRIRALGSSVPVDRFRLERGIWTALKSWGPMKRVA; from the coding sequence ATGACGTGCCTTGAGACCCTACCGCCTACCGCACTGCGCGAAAGATTACGTGTCGTCCTCGAGACCCAGCGGCTGGTTTTGCGTGCGCCGCAGCTTGAGGACGCCAAAGCAATTGCGGCGCTCGCAAACGATCGTCGCGTTGCCGAGAACACCTCACGTATTCCGCACCCCTATCGTACGTCCGATGCCGAGAACTGGATCGTCGGTTCCGCCGCCGACCTCGAGGGCGAGACCTATCTCATCACGCTCGCGAATGGGACGGTGATCGGCGGCTGCGGCTTCGACATGCGCGACGGTGCGCCCGAGATCGGTTACTGGCTCGGTGCCCGCTACTGGGGCAAGGGCTACGCCACCGAAGCGGTGCGCGCGCTGATCGACCACGCGTTCACCAACACGGACCACAAGGCGCTCCAGTCCTGCGTGCGCGTCACCAATCCGGCCTCGCGCAAGGTGCTGGAGAAGTGCGGCTTCCAGTGGACCGGCGTCGGCCTGTGCCGCATCCGCGCGCTCGGTTCCTCGGTGCCGGTCGACCGCTTCCGACTCGAACGCGGTATCTGGACCGCGCTCAAGAGCTGGGGCCCGATGAAGCGGGTCGCGTAA
- the rpmA gene encoding 50S ribosomal protein L27, with translation MAHKKAGGSSRNGRDSGGQRLGVKLFGGEACSAGSIIVRQRGTKWHPGQNVGVGKDHTLFAKTDGRVTFNTKAKGRTYVSVLPMTEAAAE, from the coding sequence ATGGCCCACAAGAAAGCCGGCGGATCATCGCGCAACGGGCGCGACTCAGGCGGTCAGCGCCTCGGCGTCAAGCTGTTTGGCGGCGAAGCTTGTTCGGCCGGCAGCATTATCGTGCGCCAGCGCGGTACCAAGTGGCATCCCGGCCAAAATGTGGGTGTCGGCAAGGACCACACGCTGTTCGCCAAGACCGATGGTCGCGTGACGTTCAATACCAAAGCCAAAGGCCGCACCTACGTATCCGTCCTTCCGATGACGGAGGCTGCGGCCGAATAG